The proteins below come from a single Motilibacter peucedani genomic window:
- a CDS encoding FAD-dependent oxidoreductase, with the protein MAGAASAAKPILLTVDDDPAVSRAVARDLRRHYGEDYRVLRASSAAEALDALKEVKLRGERVAAILADYRMPQMNGIEFLEQAMDLFPRARRALLTAYADTDAAIQAINVVDVDHYLLKPWDPPEDKLYPVVDSLLETWQALGDSPVDEVKVVGHRWNARSHGVRDFLARNSVPYRWYASDEPEGRRLLEAAGATGDDVPLVVPPSGEALRAPDNATLAAAVGLSTEPSVDFYDLVIVGGGPAGLGAAVYGASEGLKTVLVEREATGGQAGTSSRIENYLGFPDGVSGGQLTERARRQALKFGAELLTTRDVVRLETRGPARVVHFADGSELSAHAVVIATGVSYRRLPASGADDFQGRGLYYGSSATEAPACSGKDVYIVGGANSAGQAAVFFSSYARRVVLLVRGPGLEATMSHYLIEQLAGIENVEVRTCTEVVEAHGDEHLERLGLRDSATGEVELVETPYCFVFIGAEPRTDWLDGVVSRDERGFVRTGPDLVVEGRKPAGWNLDREPFYLETSVPGVFVAGDVRSASVKRVASAVGEGAMAVTLVHRYLDRS; encoded by the coding sequence GTGGCGGGTGCGGCCTCAGCGGCGAAGCCGATCCTGCTGACCGTCGACGACGACCCGGCGGTCTCCCGCGCCGTGGCGCGCGACCTGCGCCGCCACTACGGCGAGGACTACCGCGTCCTGCGCGCGTCCTCGGCTGCCGAGGCGCTCGACGCGCTCAAGGAGGTCAAGCTCCGCGGTGAGCGGGTTGCGGCGATCCTCGCCGACTACCGCATGCCGCAGATGAACGGCATCGAGTTCCTCGAGCAGGCGATGGACCTGTTCCCGCGTGCGCGGCGGGCGCTGCTGACGGCCTACGCCGACACCGACGCCGCGATCCAGGCGATCAACGTGGTCGACGTCGACCACTACCTGCTCAAGCCGTGGGACCCGCCGGAGGACAAGCTCTACCCGGTGGTCGACTCGCTGCTCGAGACCTGGCAGGCGCTCGGCGACTCCCCGGTCGACGAGGTCAAGGTCGTCGGCCACCGCTGGAACGCGCGGTCGCACGGCGTACGCGACTTCCTCGCCCGCAACTCGGTGCCCTACCGCTGGTACGCGTCGGACGAGCCCGAGGGCCGCCGCCTCCTGGAGGCGGCGGGCGCGACGGGCGACGACGTACCCCTCGTCGTGCCGCCGTCGGGCGAGGCGCTGCGCGCGCCCGACAACGCGACGCTCGCCGCGGCGGTGGGCCTGAGCACCGAGCCCAGCGTCGACTTCTACGACCTGGTCATCGTCGGCGGCGGCCCGGCAGGGCTCGGCGCCGCTGTCTACGGCGCCTCGGAGGGGCTGAAGACGGTGCTGGTCGAGCGCGAGGCCACCGGCGGTCAGGCCGGCACGTCGTCGCGCATCGAGAACTACCTCGGCTTCCCCGACGGCGTGAGCGGCGGCCAGCTGACCGAGCGTGCCCGCCGCCAGGCGCTCAAGTTCGGCGCCGAGCTGCTCACGACGCGCGACGTCGTGCGGCTGGAGACGCGCGGCCCGGCCCGGGTCGTGCACTTCGCCGACGGCAGCGAGCTCTCGGCGCACGCCGTCGTCATCGCCACCGGGGTGTCCTACCGGCGCCTGCCGGCGAGCGGTGCCGACGACTTCCAGGGACGCGGGCTCTACTACGGCTCGTCGGCCACCGAGGCGCCGGCGTGCAGCGGCAAGGACGTCTACATCGTCGGCGGCGCCAACTCCGCGGGGCAGGCGGCCGTCTTCTTCTCCTCCTACGCGCGGCGGGTCGTGCTGCTCGTGCGCGGGCCGGGTCTCGAGGCGACCATGTCGCACTACCTCATCGAGCAGCTGGCCGGCATCGAGAACGTCGAGGTGCGCACCTGCACCGAGGTGGTCGAGGCCCACGGCGACGAGCACCTCGAGCGGCTCGGGCTGCGTGACAGCGCGACGGGCGAGGTCGAGCTGGTCGAGACGCCCTACTGCTTCGTCTTCATCGGGGCCGAGCCGCGCACCGACTGGCTCGACGGCGTCGTCTCGCGCGACGAGCGGGGGTTCGTGCGCACCGGGCCCGACCTCGTGGTCGAGGGCCGCAAGCCGGCGGGATGGAACCTGGACCGGGAGCCGTTCTACCTGGAGACGAGCGTGCCGGGCGTCTTCGTCGCAGGTGACGTCCGGTCGGCGTCGGTGAAGCGGGTGGCGTCCGCGGTGGGCGAGGGTGCGATGGCCGTGACCCTGGTCCACCGCTACCTCGATCGGTCCTAG
- a CDS encoding AIM24 family protein: protein MAYEKINSKVVKVALGQPVIARRGAMLAYKGTVNFVPHGVPGAGGGMGGLGGAMGGFGGLAGQLVQRAAGEHEAMMQAVGSGEVWYGFRGAHVTVLELAGQQLQVEADRLLVHDSSLQSSTVQIGGGGIRGAVSGLASGQGMFTTQLSGNGSVAVLSHGGTIAIQVDPSKQVAVDPQAYVAALGQLTVEVGAKLGWRDAVGKGSGEAVQLKVSGSGTVLVQASEQKL from the coding sequence GTGGCCTACGAGAAGATCAACAGCAAGGTCGTCAAGGTCGCGCTCGGCCAGCCGGTGATCGCCCGGCGCGGCGCCATGCTCGCCTACAAGGGCACCGTCAACTTCGTGCCCCACGGCGTCCCGGGCGCCGGCGGCGGCATGGGCGGTCTCGGTGGCGCGATGGGGGGCTTCGGCGGCCTCGCCGGCCAGCTCGTGCAGCGTGCCGCCGGTGAGCACGAGGCGATGATGCAGGCGGTGGGCTCGGGCGAGGTCTGGTACGGCTTCCGCGGGGCGCACGTCACGGTGCTGGAGCTGGCGGGCCAGCAGCTGCAGGTCGAGGCCGACCGGCTGCTCGTCCACGACTCGTCCCTGCAGTCCTCGACGGTCCAGATCGGCGGCGGCGGCATCCGGGGCGCGGTCTCGGGACTCGCCTCGGGGCAGGGCATGTTCACGACCCAGCTGTCGGGCAACGGCTCCGTCGCCGTGCTCTCGCACGGCGGCACCATCGCCATCCAGGTCGACCCGTCGAAGCAGGTGGCCGTCGACCCGCAGGCCTACGTCGCGGCGCTCGGCCAGCTCACCGTCGAGGTCGGGGCCAAGCTCGGCTGGCGCGACGCCGTCGGCAAGGGCTCTGGCGAGGCGGTCCAGCTCAAGGTGTCGGGCTCGGGCACCGTGCTCGTGCAGGCGTCCGAGCAGAAGCTCTGA
- a CDS encoding AIM24 family protein: protein MPPTILNPSTLPSDDNVNPYAFAIDLRQPWFLRKGAMIAYYGQVKFDGLAQTSLSAMVASQFSSPLYAQQWVVTQGQGKVVIGDRGFDINSYDLDAGNLTIKASNLLGFDSGLELKQSIVPGYLTLIGTGKFLASSNGPVIFAEPPMRVDPEALLGWADCPSPCHHYDTGWMQGFLGAMAHRVLGAESGEERQFDFTGEGTVLLQSTEKPRVDPAYLRQVEQQVVGLGVPGMTHIQQVVNSRLAAQQQ, encoded by the coding sequence GTGCCACCGACGATCCTCAACCCGTCGACGCTGCCGAGCGACGACAACGTCAACCCCTACGCCTTCGCCATCGACCTGCGCCAGCCGTGGTTCCTGCGCAAGGGCGCGATGATCGCCTACTACGGCCAGGTGAAGTTCGACGGGCTCGCCCAGACCTCGCTCAGCGCGATGGTGGCCTCGCAGTTCTCCTCGCCGCTCTACGCGCAGCAGTGGGTGGTCACGCAGGGGCAGGGCAAGGTCGTGATCGGCGACCGGGGCTTCGACATCAACTCCTACGACCTCGACGCCGGCAACCTGACCATCAAGGCCTCGAACCTGCTGGGCTTCGACTCGGGCCTCGAGCTCAAGCAGTCGATCGTGCCGGGCTACCTCACGCTCATCGGCACCGGCAAGTTCCTCGCGTCGTCGAACGGGCCTGTCATCTTCGCCGAGCCGCCGATGCGGGTCGACCCCGAGGCGCTGCTCGGCTGGGCCGACTGCCCGTCGCCGTGCCACCACTACGACACCGGCTGGATGCAGGGGTTCCTCGGCGCGATGGCCCACCGGGTGCTGGGCGCGGAGTCGGGCGAGGAGCGCCAGTTCGACTTCACCGGCGAGGGCACCGTGCTGCTCCAGTCGACCGAGAAGCCGCGGGTCGACCCGGCCTACCTGCGCCAGGTCGAGCAGCAGGTGGTCGGGCTCGGCGTGCCCGGCATGACCCACATCCAGCAGGTCGTCAACTCGCGGCTGGCTGCCCAGCAGCAGTAG
- a CDS encoding carboxypeptidase-like regulatory domain-containing protein, which yields MTKPTRARRLGAAAAVATAVTAVSATGLAAAAPASAAVRSPWTQLSTGEGVGLSAEPSVARWGQQLVTAWAQTTSPTSESLHTRVLDRLGRPAGAIGTVATWSDVTDPSVLTLAGVPTVVFGGLRSLDTNDPYTGPMAYAQAPDATSWSLGAGSLTQTHDAYGAYGLGAVDDGTGSPVVALAASSTDHVTVHHGIDPAVPAAAPDEEVAGTVEAQQVNLAKDPLTGNAYAVWYAARDEANEGVRAAQVWPTVGAPTAPAPLSTVAFQGARESVNPGQRVAVAGRVGGGVWAAYASGYPSAHRLVLWDVVSGRTLSLPRRGAVQYVGLSPAPGGRLWVWWVEGPTVYAARTNPAVTAFGAVRAVAAPGGWSPTRTAGDGSLGPLDVVVNSAADGVHSQIRTTRILEALTVTVSPSSLATTARRRAVTVSVTDAGVPVAGATVRVGPRTAVTGRGGRARLVVPRTPAGTTTVVARAAGYAPGSAPLRVR from the coding sequence ATGACCAAGCCCACCCGTGCGCGCCGGCTGGGTGCAGCCGCCGCCGTCGCGACCGCGGTGACCGCCGTGAGCGCGACCGGCCTGGCCGCCGCTGCCCCGGCCTCAGCTGCCGTGCGATCACCGTGGACGCAGCTGTCGACCGGTGAGGGCGTGGGCCTCAGCGCCGAGCCGTCCGTGGCCCGGTGGGGCCAGCAGCTGGTCACCGCCTGGGCGCAGACGACCAGCCCGACCAGCGAGTCGCTGCACACCCGGGTGCTCGACCGGCTCGGCCGGCCGGCCGGCGCCATCGGCACCGTGGCCACGTGGTCCGACGTCACCGACCCGAGCGTCCTCACGCTCGCGGGCGTGCCGACGGTCGTCTTCGGCGGGCTGCGATCGCTCGACACGAACGACCCCTACACCGGACCGATGGCGTACGCGCAGGCGCCCGACGCGACGTCGTGGTCGCTGGGCGCCGGGTCCCTCACGCAGACGCACGACGCCTACGGCGCCTACGGCCTGGGCGCTGTCGACGACGGCACGGGCTCGCCGGTGGTGGCGCTCGCGGCGAGCAGCACCGACCACGTCACGGTCCACCACGGCATCGACCCGGCGGTGCCCGCGGCCGCGCCCGACGAGGAGGTCGCCGGCACGGTCGAGGCGCAGCAGGTCAACCTCGCCAAGGACCCGCTCACGGGCAACGCCTACGCGGTCTGGTACGCAGCGCGCGACGAGGCCAACGAGGGGGTCCGCGCTGCGCAGGTCTGGCCCACCGTCGGCGCGCCGACCGCTCCGGCGCCGCTGTCGACCGTGGCCTTCCAGGGGGCGCGGGAGTCGGTGAACCCGGGGCAGCGGGTCGCGGTGGCCGGCCGCGTGGGCGGCGGGGTGTGGGCCGCGTACGCCTCCGGCTACCCCAGCGCCCACCGCCTCGTGCTGTGGGACGTCGTGTCCGGCCGCACGCTGAGCCTGCCGCGCCGCGGCGCGGTGCAGTACGTCGGGCTGAGCCCCGCGCCCGGCGGGCGGCTGTGGGTCTGGTGGGTGGAGGGCCCCACGGTCTACGCGGCGCGCACGAACCCTGCGGTGACGGCCTTCGGCGCGGTGCGCGCGGTGGCCGCACCGGGCGGGTGGTCACCCACGCGTACGGCCGGCGACGGCTCGCTCGGCCCGCTCGACGTCGTGGTCAACTCGGCGGCCGACGGCGTGCACAGCCAGATCCGCACGACGCGCATCCTCGAGGCGCTCACGGTCACCGTGTCGCCGTCGTCGCTGGCGACGACGGCCCGCCGCCGCGCCGTCACCGTCTCGGTGACCGACGCCGGCGTGCCGGTCGCCGGCGCGACCGTGCGTGTCGGCCCGCGGACCGCGGTGACCGGGCGCGGCGGCCGGGCGCGGCTCGTCGTGCCGCGTACGCCGGCCGGGACGACGACCGTGGTCGCACGGGCGGCCGGGTACGCGCCCGGCTCGGCTCCCCTGCGCGTGCGCTGA
- a CDS encoding DUF6582 domain-containing protein — translation MAEELTSKDKKKLSKKSFALPGKRKYPIPDKSHARNALARVAQNGTPEEQKKVRAAVKKRFPSIGKKDKKKND, via the coding sequence ATGGCCGAGGAGCTCACGAGCAAGGACAAGAAGAAGCTCAGCAAGAAGTCGTTCGCGCTGCCGGGGAAGCGCAAGTACCCGATCCCCGACAAGTCGCACGCCCGCAACGCCCTCGCACGCGTCGCCCAGAACGGCACGCCGGAGGAGCAGAAGAAGGTGCGGGCCGCGGTGAAGAAGCGCTTCCCCAGCATCGGGAAGAAGGACAAGAAGAAGAACGACTGA
- a CDS encoding pyridoxal phosphate-dependent aminotransferase has protein sequence MEFTQSAKLADVLYDVRGPALSRARELEQAGHRILKLNIGNPAPFGFEAPDELLEDMIANLPRAQGYSDSKGLLSARRAVVQYAEQKSIAGVDVEDVYLGNGVSELIVMALQGLLDNGDEVLVPSPDYPLWTAAVSLAGGTAVHYLCDESQGWAPDVEDLRSKVTSRTKAVVVINPNNPTGAVYGRSVLEEVVEVARHHGLLVMSDEIYDKVLYDDAEHLSTASLAPDLLCLTFNGLSKAYRVAGFRSGWMIVSGPKKHAASYIEGLDMLANMRLCANVPAQHVIQAALGGRQSIRDLVLPGGRLAEQRDIAWSLLNDIPGVSCVKPTGALYCFPRLDPEVYPVADDRRFILDLLEQQHVLVVQGTGFNWPRPDHIRIVTLPRAEQLVDAIGRLRTFLTERDWR, from the coding sequence ATGGAGTTCACCCAGTCCGCCAAGCTCGCCGATGTCCTCTACGACGTCCGGGGCCCCGCACTCAGCCGGGCCCGCGAGCTGGAGCAGGCAGGGCACCGCATCCTCAAGCTCAACATCGGCAACCCGGCGCCGTTCGGCTTCGAGGCGCCCGACGAGCTCCTCGAGGACATGATCGCCAACCTGCCGCGCGCGCAGGGCTACAGCGACAGCAAGGGCCTTCTCTCGGCGCGGCGCGCGGTCGTGCAGTACGCCGAGCAGAAGTCGATCGCCGGCGTCGACGTCGAGGACGTCTACCTCGGCAACGGGGTCAGCGAGCTCATCGTCATGGCGCTGCAGGGGCTGCTCGACAACGGCGACGAGGTCCTCGTCCCCTCCCCCGACTACCCGCTCTGGACCGCCGCGGTCAGCCTGGCCGGCGGCACGGCCGTGCACTACCTGTGCGACGAGTCGCAGGGCTGGGCGCCCGACGTCGAGGACCTGCGCTCCAAGGTCACCTCGCGCACGAAGGCCGTCGTCGTCATCAACCCCAACAACCCGACCGGTGCCGTCTACGGCCGCTCGGTGCTCGAGGAGGTCGTGGAGGTCGCGCGCCACCACGGCCTGCTGGTGATGTCGGACGAGATCTACGACAAGGTGCTCTACGACGACGCGGAGCACCTCTCGACCGCGTCGCTCGCGCCCGACCTGCTGTGCCTGACGTTCAACGGGCTGTCGAAGGCCTACCGCGTCGCCGGGTTCCGCTCCGGCTGGATGATCGTCAGCGGGCCGAAGAAGCACGCGGCGAGCTACATCGAGGGCCTCGACATGCTCGCCAACATGCGCCTGTGCGCCAACGTGCCGGCCCAGCACGTCATCCAGGCCGCGCTCGGCGGGCGGCAGAGCATCCGTGACCTGGTGCTCCCCGGCGGCCGGCTGGCTGAGCAGCGCGACATCGCCTGGTCGCTGCTCAACGACATCCCGGGCGTGAGCTGCGTGAAGCCCACCGGCGCCCTCTACTGCTTCCCGCGGCTGGACCCGGAGGTCTACCCGGTCGCCGACGACCGCCGCTTCATCCTCGACCTGCTCGAGCAGCAGCACGTGCTCGTCGTGCAGGGCACTGGCTTCAACTGGCCGCGCCCCGACCACATCCGCATCGTCACCCTGCCGCGCGCCGAGCAGCTCGTCGACGCGATCGGGCGGCTGCGCACCTTCCTCACCGAGCGCGACTGGCGCTGA
- a CDS encoding phosphoribosyltransferase domain-containing protein, which produces MTAPTSPPASWSGAWVARELDVALRTSASPLGLELPDLVGLALRRNPRRAHLLVSRVLGKHVPTDPRLVDASALLLGRLAGQVLGGEGLGGEVLGGRLDDGAWREAGAALRAGLAGDIGPVAALWRTLRAAPAPELPGALVLGYAETATALGSGVARALGAPYLCSTRRAVPGLEPVAGFEEEHSHATSHLLLPVDPALLAGAGPLVLVDDELSTGRTALHTIRAVHALHPRERYVVAALVDLRSEADRQHLHAEVEALGARLDVVSLVAGSVEMAPDAAARAAVLLGRLPAPARSGASELGEAAAEAAAEVALPWPDVPESGRHGLLPVERVRQEAAVAAAAQVLAAQLAGAPGAGPVLVLGTEELMEVPLELAAGLAELLPRRRVLFSTTTRSPVQPVDADGSAIRTALCFASPEDGTDRFAYNVEGSGAATVVLVTDAAAAGPGLHRPDGLLAALAGACPDVRLAVLPVHLPLPEPLRGPGFGSYAAEEVGWLLTDLSGARLEAPVEEREEAIQSGGAHYAESLPVEYVPSPDYLELFDRALEESAEQVARAVGVVTELLLAERGGDRVVLASLARAGTPVGVLVRRWARAVHGAELPHYAVSIVRGRGIDEVALRWLDREHGAERVVFLDGWTGKGAIARELTAALASVAASGGPRFDPRLAVLADPGRCVDTFGTREDFLIPSACLNSTVSGLVSRTVLNSSLLRAGQFHGAKPYPELAAADVSARFVDAVSERFADEAAEVSQTWPALAASERTPDWGGWAAVERISADYGIGDPTLVKPGVGETTRVLLRRVPWRVLVRRGAAPGLAHVLLLAEQRGVTVEEVEDVPYSCVGLIHPRYTRAATGSDGRAAAGASGARA; this is translated from the coding sequence ATGACCGCACCGACCTCCCCGCCGGCGAGCTGGAGCGGCGCCTGGGTGGCCCGCGAGCTCGACGTCGCACTCCGCACCTCCGCCTCGCCGCTCGGTCTCGAGCTGCCCGACCTGGTCGGGCTGGCGCTGCGGCGCAACCCGCGCCGCGCCCACCTGCTGGTCTCCCGCGTGCTCGGCAAGCACGTGCCCACCGACCCGAGGCTCGTCGACGCGAGCGCCCTGCTCCTGGGCCGGCTGGCGGGCCAGGTCCTCGGCGGTGAGGGGCTCGGCGGCGAGGTGCTCGGCGGGCGGCTCGATGACGGCGCGTGGCGAGAGGCGGGCGCGGCCCTGCGCGCCGGGCTGGCCGGCGACATCGGGCCCGTCGCCGCGCTGTGGCGCACGCTGCGCGCCGCCCCCGCGCCCGAGCTGCCCGGCGCCCTCGTGCTCGGCTACGCCGAGACGGCCACCGCGCTGGGCTCGGGCGTGGCCCGGGCCCTCGGTGCTCCCTACCTCTGCTCGACGCGGCGGGCGGTCCCCGGGCTGGAGCCCGTCGCCGGCTTCGAGGAGGAGCACAGCCACGCGACCTCCCACCTGCTGCTCCCGGTCGACCCCGCGCTGCTCGCGGGCGCCGGCCCCCTCGTCCTCGTCGACGACGAGCTGTCGACCGGCCGCACCGCCCTGCACACGATCCGGGCGGTCCACGCGCTGCACCCGCGCGAGCGCTACGTCGTGGCCGCGCTGGTCGACCTGCGCTCCGAGGCCGACCGCCAGCACCTCCATGCCGAGGTGGAGGCGCTCGGCGCGCGGCTCGACGTCGTCTCGCTCGTGGCGGGCTCGGTCGAGATGGCGCCCGACGCCGCTGCGCGCGCCGCCGTGCTGCTCGGCCGCCTGCCCGCGCCAGCGAGGTCGGGCGCCTCGGAGCTCGGGGAGGCGGCGGCTGAGGCGGCGGCCGAAGTGGCCCTGCCCTGGCCCGACGTGCCCGAGTCCGGGCGCCACGGGCTCCTGCCCGTCGAGCGGGTCCGGCAGGAGGCGGCCGTAGCGGCCGCCGCCCAGGTCCTCGCTGCCCAGCTGGCCGGAGCTCCGGGCGCCGGGCCGGTGCTCGTGCTCGGCACCGAGGAGCTCATGGAGGTGCCGCTCGAGCTGGCCGCGGGGCTGGCCGAGCTGCTGCCCCGGCGCCGGGTGCTCTTCTCCACGACGACCCGCTCGCCGGTCCAGCCGGTCGACGCCGACGGCAGCGCGATCCGCACGGCGCTGTGCTTCGCCTCGCCCGAGGACGGCACCGACCGCTTCGCCTACAACGTCGAGGGCAGCGGCGCCGCGACCGTCGTCCTGGTGACCGACGCGGCGGCTGCGGGGCCGGGCCTGCACCGTCCCGACGGGCTGCTCGCCGCGCTGGCCGGCGCCTGCCCCGACGTGCGGCTGGCCGTGCTGCCGGTGCACCTGCCGCTGCCGGAGCCGCTGCGCGGTCCCGGCTTCGGGTCCTACGCCGCCGAGGAGGTCGGCTGGTTGCTCACCGACCTGTCCGGCGCGCGGCTCGAGGCGCCGGTCGAGGAGCGCGAGGAGGCCATCCAGTCCGGCGGGGCCCACTACGCCGAGTCGCTCCCGGTCGAGTACGTCCCCTCGCCCGACTACCTCGAGCTGTTCGACCGGGCGCTCGAGGAGTCCGCGGAGCAGGTCGCGCGCGCCGTCGGCGTCGTGACCGAGCTCCTGCTGGCCGAGCGCGGCGGCGACCGGGTCGTGCTGGCCTCGCTGGCCCGGGCCGGCACGCCGGTCGGCGTCCTCGTGCGCCGGTGGGCGCGGGCCGTGCACGGCGCCGAGCTGCCGCACTACGCGGTGAGCATCGTGCGAGGCCGCGGCATCGACGAGGTCGCGCTGCGCTGGCTCGACCGCGAGCACGGCGCCGAGCGGGTGGTCTTCCTCGACGGCTGGACCGGCAAGGGTGCGATCGCGCGCGAGCTCACCGCGGCCCTCGCCTCGGTGGCGGCCTCCGGCGGCCCGCGCTTCGACCCCCGGCTCGCGGTGCTCGCCGACCCCGGCCGCTGCGTCGACACCTTCGGCACGCGGGAGGACTTCCTCATCCCCTCCGCCTGCCTGAACTCCACGGTCTCGGGCCTGGTCAGCCGCACGGTGCTCAACAGCTCGCTGCTGCGCGCCGGCCAGTTCCACGGCGCCAAGCCCTACCCCGAGCTCGCCGCGGCCGACGTGAGCGCCCGGTTCGTCGACGCCGTCAGCGAGCGCTTCGCCGACGAGGCCGCCGAGGTCTCGCAGACCTGGCCGGCGCTGGCCGCCTCCGAGCGCACCCCCGACTGGGGCGGCTGGGCCGCGGTCGAGCGCATCAGCGCCGACTACGGCATCGGCGACCCGACGCTCGTGAAGCCCGGCGTCGGCGAGACGACGCGGGTGCTGCTCCGACGCGTACCCTGGCGTGTCCTCGTCCGTCGCGGGGCAGCACCCGGGCTCGCCCACGTGCTGCTCCTGGCGGAGCAGCGGGGAGTGACGGTCGAGGAGGTCGAGGACGTGCCCTACAGCTGTGTGGGCTTGATTCACCCGCGCTACACCCGTGCGGCCACCGGCTCCGACGGGCGGGCCGCGGCGGGCGCGTCGGGAGCCCGGGCATGA
- a CDS encoding HAD family hydrolase, protein MTVVAAVDLDRTLIYSGRALALPGPDSAAPPLIVGEVYRGEPISFLTAEAGRLLVELAYASTLVPTTTRTREQYSRVRLPGPPPRYAICANGGHLLIDGVTDPAWRATVDARLAATSAPLAEVAEHFRKACERSFVRKRRVAEDLFCYAVVEREELPSGFVTELAGWADGQGWKVSLQGRKLYVVPNELTKSAAVAEVGRQSGASRILAAGDSLLDAEMLAFADQGVRPSHGELHDTGWTSPKVHLTGSSGVFAGEDIARWLVAEALHWAG, encoded by the coding sequence ATGACCGTCGTCGCAGCGGTCGACCTCGACCGCACCCTCATCTACAGCGGCCGCGCCCTGGCCCTGCCGGGCCCCGACTCGGCCGCGCCGCCGCTGATCGTCGGCGAGGTCTACCGCGGCGAGCCGATCTCGTTCCTCACCGCCGAGGCCGGCCGACTGCTCGTCGAGCTCGCCTACGCCTCGACGCTGGTGCCGACCACCACGCGCACCCGCGAGCAGTACAGCCGCGTACGCCTGCCCGGCCCGCCGCCGCGCTACGCGATCTGCGCCAACGGCGGGCACCTGCTCATCGACGGCGTCACCGACCCGGCGTGGCGCGCCACGGTCGACGCGCGCCTGGCCGCCACCAGCGCACCCCTCGCCGAGGTGGCCGAGCACTTCCGCAAGGCGTGCGAGCGCTCGTTCGTCCGCAAGCGCCGGGTGGCTGAGGACCTCTTCTGCTACGCGGTGGTCGAGCGCGAGGAGCTGCCCTCGGGCTTCGTCACCGAGCTCGCCGGCTGGGCCGACGGGCAGGGCTGGAAGGTCTCGCTCCAGGGCCGCAAGCTCTACGTCGTCCCCAACGAGCTCACGAAGTCGGCCGCGGTCGCCGAGGTCGGGCGACAGTCCGGCGCGAGCCGCATCCTCGCGGCGGGCGACTCGCTCCTCGACGCCGAGATGCTGGCCTTCGCCGACCAGGGCGTCCGGCCCTCGCACGGCGAGCTGCACGACACCGGCTGGACCTCGCCCAAGGTCCACCTCACCGGCTCCTCCGGCGTCTTCGCCGGCGAGGACATCGCCCGCTGGCTGGTGGCCGAGGCCCTCCACTGGGCGGGCTGA
- a CDS encoding AIM24 family protein: MNGSRVLEVHLAGDTVRALTGSMVAYEGSVTFKHSGISGGGGLKAAIKRKVTGESLELMEMTGNGIVYCAANATEVELVELQGDTLHVESSSLLALDGSLRTDVAFAGLRGASSGQGLFTTTVTGMGTAAVLSDGPMIALEVSPQFPLVVDPDCFIAHRGQLQQSFVTDISWKTMIGEGSGENYSLSFQGSGVVYIQPAER, from the coding sequence ATGAACGGCTCGCGCGTGCTGGAGGTGCACCTCGCCGGCGACACCGTGCGCGCGCTCACCGGCTCGATGGTCGCCTACGAGGGCAGCGTGACGTTCAAGCACTCCGGCATCAGCGGCGGCGGCGGCCTCAAGGCCGCCATCAAGCGCAAGGTGACGGGCGAGTCGCTGGAGCTCATGGAGATGACCGGCAACGGCATCGTCTACTGCGCGGCCAACGCCACCGAGGTCGAGCTGGTCGAGCTGCAGGGCGACACCCTGCACGTCGAGTCGAGCTCCCTGCTCGCGCTCGACGGCAGCCTGCGCACGGACGTCGCCTTCGCCGGCCTGCGCGGCGCCAGCAGCGGGCAGGGCCTCTTCACCACCACCGTCACCGGCATGGGCACCGCCGCGGTCCTCTCGGACGGGCCGATGATCGCCCTCGAGGTCTCGCCGCAGTTCCCGCTCGTGGTCGACCCCGACTGCTTCATCGCCCACCGTGGCCAGCTGCAGCAGTCCTTCGTCACCGACATCTCCTGGAAGACGATGATCGGCGAAGGCAGCGGCGAGAACTACAGCCTGTCCTTCCAGGGGTCCGGCGTCGTCTACATCCAGCCCGCGGAGCGCTGA
- a CDS encoding UBP-type zinc finger domain-containing protein → MGSCDHVKDLPGAVEPSTREGCEECLRIGASWVHLRECLSCGKVGCCDSSPNKHASAHFQQAGHPVMQSFEPGEDWRWCFVDEVVV, encoded by the coding sequence GTGGGATCGTGCGATCACGTCAAGGACCTGCCCGGAGCGGTGGAGCCCTCGACGCGCGAGGGGTGCGAGGAGTGCCTGCGCATCGGGGCGTCGTGGGTGCACCTGCGCGAGTGCCTGAGCTGCGGCAAGGTCGGGTGCTGCGACTCCTCGCCCAACAAGCACGCGAGCGCGCACTTCCAGCAGGCCGGCCACCCGGTGATGCAGTCGTTCGAGCCGGGCGAGGACTGGCGCTGGTGCTTCGTCGACGAAGTGGTCGTCTAG